The genomic window TAAAAATATTGTTAATTTTAATAATTAGAATTTTAAATATAATATTAAACTACCTTTGTGACTATTTGTTCATTTTATCAATTTCTTCTTCTACTTCTTCTTCGCCTTCTTTGTAAAACTTTTCTTCATCAGGAGCAAGTTCTTTTAATAATCTTAAAAATTCACCTGCATGAACACGCTCTTCATCCGCGATATCTATAAGTACTTCCTGTGCTAATTTGTTGTCAGTTGATTCAGCAAGCTGCATGTAAAGCTGGATGGCTTCATATTCAGCGGCAATCATAAACCTTATAGCACGTATTAACTCCTCCTCTGTCAATTTGCGGTCATTTTTTAAACCTGAAAATGAGCTTCCAAATTCTGGCATAATATCTCCTCCTTTTTTAAGTTCTTTTTTAATTGTTTTATTATTATTTTTTCTTGTGATATATTTTTTTAGTTTACTAATACTATGAGAAAATTCTTATTAAGAATACAATATTTTTTATATTAAAACAAATCAGATGGCAATACCAATGTTTTCTTAACGCTGAGAACTGATTCATTCTTTTAAAAAAAAGTTTAACTTAAATCTTTTTATATCTACTTTTCAAATTTCATTCTCCTGTAATAATATAACTTATCATCTTCTGTTATTTTCCGTAATACTTTGCAGGGATTTCCTGCAGCAATAACATTATCCGAAATATCTTTTGTAACGACGCTTCCGGAGCCAATAACTGTATTCTTACCAATATTGACATTTGGATTAATCACTACATTCCCACCTATCCAGACATTATCCCCAATAGTCACTGGAAAGGCAAATTCATACAAAGTATTCCTTGTCTCGTGATGCAGTGGATGACCAGCAGTATAGATGCCAACATTAGGTCCCAGCATAACATTATCTCCAA from Atribacterota bacterium includes these protein-coding regions:
- a CDS encoding ferritin family protein produces the protein MPEFGSSFSGLKNDRKLTEEELIRAIRFMIAAEYEAIQLYMQLAESTDNKLAQEVLIDIADEERVHAGEFLRLLKELAPDEEKFYKEGEEEVEEEIDKMNK
- a CDS encoding sugar O-acetyltransferase, which translates into the protein MNRQKEKMLSGKPYLAFDEELLQERQYAKEQIFKFNSLNPNDIEKRNKIIRNMFGKTKETFFIEPPFRCDYGYNIEIGNNFYSNYNLIILDCAKVIIGDNVMLGPNVGIYTAGHPLHHETRNTLYEFAFPVTIGDNVWIGGNVVINPNVNIGKNTVIGSGSVVTKDISDNVIAAGNPCKVLRKITEDDKLYYYRRMKFEK